The following are encoded together in the Streptomyces sp. NBC_00341 genome:
- a CDS encoding metal ABC transporter substrate-binding protein: MNERRLIPTAAVAGAVVLGLTALTACSSSDAADHKSGDKLNVVASFYPMQFLAERIGGGHVSVSTLTKPGVEPHDLELSPRQIGGLSDADYILYLKGIQPAVDDAIKLSESKHTVDAASLTTLEDHGAEVGGEEHAHEHEGEEAGADPHIWLDPVKYAEVAKGVGKSLEKTDPDHAADYRKNTDTLVKELGALNTGYEKGLANTATKTFITTHSAFGYLAERYGLTQEGIAGIDPEAEPSPARISALHSIAEKKKVTTVFFETLASDKTARTVARDTGLRTDVLDPLEGITDKSKGDDYIEVMKSNLAALQKALGAK; encoded by the coding sequence ATGAACGAACGCCGCCTCATACCCACCGCCGCCGTCGCCGGAGCAGTCGTCCTCGGCCTCACCGCGCTCACCGCCTGCTCGTCATCCGATGCCGCCGACCACAAGAGCGGCGACAAGCTGAACGTGGTGGCGTCGTTCTACCCGATGCAGTTCCTGGCCGAGCGAATAGGCGGCGGCCACGTCTCCGTCTCCACCCTCACCAAGCCGGGCGTCGAGCCGCACGACCTGGAGCTCAGCCCCCGGCAGATCGGCGGCCTCAGCGACGCCGACTACATCCTCTACCTCAAGGGCATCCAGCCCGCCGTGGACGACGCGATCAAGCTCTCCGAGTCCAAGCACACGGTCGACGCCGCGAGCCTGACCACGCTGGAGGACCACGGCGCCGAGGTCGGCGGCGAGGAGCACGCCCACGAGCACGAGGGCGAGGAAGCCGGCGCCGACCCGCACATCTGGCTCGACCCGGTGAAGTACGCCGAGGTCGCCAAGGGGGTCGGGAAGTCCCTGGAGAAGACCGACCCGGACCACGCCGCGGACTACCGCAAGAACACGGACACCCTGGTCAAGGAGCTCGGCGCGCTCAACACCGGGTACGAGAAGGGGCTGGCGAACACCGCCACCAAGACCTTCATCACCACCCACTCCGCCTTCGGATACCTGGCCGAGCGCTACGGCCTCACCCAGGAGGGCATCGCCGGCATCGACCCCGAGGCCGAGCCCAGCCCCGCCCGGATCAGCGCCCTGCACTCCATCGCGGAGAAGAAGAAGGTCACCACGGTCTTCTTCGAGACGCTGGCCAGCGACAAGACGGCCAGGACCGTCGCCCGGGACACCGGCCTGAGGACCGACGTCCTGGACCCGCTGGAGGGAATCACGGACAAGTCCAAGGGCGATGACTACATCGAGGTCATGAAGTCCAACCTCGCCGCGCTGCAGAAGGCGCTCGGCGCGAAGTGA